From a single Cyclobacterium marinum DSM 745 genomic region:
- a CDS encoding alpha/beta hydrolase family protein — MKKTIIIGLSLFLLQGIVLAQSGLALPTDLEGEIPWDLKTLSQAPDFEWLNQSDSVWSLNYTGEEYEGKITKVFAYYASPATFGAENVGSGDFPGIVLVHGGGGTAFQIWVKEWAIRGYAAIAMDLGGDQPLPSEQQDNPWGSKRTRMEAGGPNQDDVHKFYRLSEGFNEQWQYHSVSNIIRAHSLIRSFDEVNPEQTAITGISWGGYLTNLVAGVDQRFVAAVPVYGCGFLQEGSAWDKQFDSLGVTKTNRWVKLWDPSSYVGNASADMLFVNGTNDFAYFVENWQKTANLAKNAQFTLIPEMKHSHLHGAAPEEIYHFISTKLENKSEFISSIKLKEKGDQAKYSISHALKEVYLAYTGDKKRSPDREWKLIPLDKAKGTVSIPSDAKLWYIYWVDDSGNRRSSEVKGWE, encoded by the coding sequence ATGAAAAAAACGATTATAATCGGCTTATCACTATTCCTTTTGCAAGGCATTGTCCTGGCTCAAAGTGGTTTGGCACTTCCTACAGACCTTGAGGGAGAAATTCCCTGGGATTTAAAGACCTTATCACAAGCCCCTGACTTTGAATGGCTGAACCAATCTGATTCTGTATGGTCCTTGAACTATACCGGTGAGGAATATGAAGGAAAGATAACCAAAGTATTCGCCTACTACGCCAGTCCGGCTACTTTTGGGGCGGAGAATGTAGGATCTGGGGACTTTCCTGGAATTGTGCTAGTTCATGGTGGGGGAGGAACGGCTTTTCAAATATGGGTTAAGGAATGGGCAATAAGAGGATATGCTGCTATCGCCATGGATCTTGGTGGAGACCAGCCTTTACCCAGTGAACAGCAAGACAACCCTTGGGGATCCAAACGCACAAGAATGGAGGCTGGAGGCCCTAATCAGGACGATGTGCACAAATTTTACCGGTTAAGCGAGGGTTTTAATGAACAATGGCAATATCATTCTGTATCGAATATTATCCGAGCACATTCCCTGATAAGGTCATTTGATGAGGTGAATCCGGAACAAACAGCCATTACAGGCATAAGCTGGGGCGGGTACCTGACCAATCTGGTAGCAGGAGTAGACCAGCGCTTTGTTGCGGCTGTACCTGTGTATGGCTGTGGCTTTTTACAGGAAGGCAGTGCCTGGGACAAACAATTTGATTCCCTTGGAGTAACTAAAACAAATCGTTGGGTAAAACTTTGGGATCCTTCCAGTTATGTGGGAAATGCAAGCGCAGATATGCTTTTTGTAAATGGCACCAATGACTTTGCCTATTTCGTTGAGAATTGGCAAAAAACAGCCAATCTGGCTAAGAATGCACAGTTTACGCTTATACCGGAAATGAAACACAGTCACCTTCACGGAGCAGCACCCGAGGAAATTTACCACTTTATAAGTACCAAGCTGGAAAATAAATCCGAATTCATTAGTTCAATTAAATTGAAGGAAAAAGGGGATCAGGCAAAGTATTCCATTTCTCATGCTTTAAAAGAAGTTTACTTGGCTTACACTGGGGATAAGAAACGAAGTCCGGATAGGGAATGGAAATTGATCCCACTCGATAAAGCAAAAGGAACAGTAAGCATCCCGTCAGATGCCAAACTTTGGTACATCTATTGGGTTGATGATTCAGGCAATCGCCGGAGCAGTGAGGTAAAGGGATGGGAGTAG